The Yersinia intermedia genome window below encodes:
- the arsA gene encoding arsenical pump-driving ATPase has product MKFLQQPPVFLFFTGKGGVGKTSISCASAITLADAGKRVLLVSTDPASNVGQVFNQTIGNTITAIAVVPGLFALEIDPQVAAQLYRARIVDPVRGRLPEAVVRSIEEQLSGACTTEIAAFDEFTSLLTDASVLDDFDHVIFDTAPTGHTIRLLQLPGAWSSFIDSNPEGSSCLGPLAGLEKQRDRYTHALQALSDAERTRLILVARAQKSALSEVARTHYELAAVGLRNQYLVINGILPEAEAQVDTLARALYLREQQALSELPEVLTGLPRDDLMLQSVNMVGTDALRQLLLKNETQHSISDNPMAEVLPKLPTLSSLVEEIAADQHGLVMLMGKGGVGKTTLAASIAVKLAEKGLDVHLTTSDPAAHIENTLNGQLNNLTVSRIDPLAETERYRRHVLSTKGKSLDAQGKALLEEDLRSPCTEEIAVFQAFSRVIREAGKRFVVMDTAPTGHTLLLLDATGAYHREVEKRMGDNGHYLTPMMQLQDEKRTKVLLVTLPETTPVLEAAILQEDLRRAGIEPWAWLINNSLAAAATSSPLLQLRAAHEVEQIKKVRDILSARLALIPLQEEEPIGIARLSHLAGDI; this is encoded by the coding sequence AGCGCCATCACGTTAGCAGATGCAGGCAAGCGTGTGCTGTTGGTCAGTACCGATCCGGCCTCAAACGTCGGCCAGGTGTTTAATCAGACTATCGGGAATACCATTACTGCAATCGCAGTTGTACCGGGGCTTTTTGCGCTAGAAATTGATCCACAAGTGGCGGCTCAGCTTTACCGCGCTCGTATTGTTGATCCGGTGAGAGGGCGCCTGCCTGAAGCCGTTGTTCGCAGTATTGAAGAACAACTGTCGGGGGCTTGCACCACGGAGATAGCGGCATTTGATGAGTTTACCAGCTTGCTAACTGACGCCTCGGTGCTTGACGATTTTGACCATGTCATTTTCGATACGGCTCCCACTGGGCACACCATCCGTTTGTTGCAACTCCCCGGAGCCTGGAGCAGCTTCATCGACAGCAACCCAGAGGGCTCCTCGTGTCTTGGGCCATTAGCAGGTTTAGAGAAACAACGTGATCGTTATACCCATGCATTACAGGCTTTATCAGATGCGGAAAGAACCCGCCTGATATTAGTTGCCAGGGCGCAAAAATCTGCACTATCCGAGGTTGCCAGAACCCACTACGAACTGGCAGCGGTTGGCTTACGCAATCAGTATTTGGTGATAAACGGGATATTGCCCGAAGCTGAAGCTCAGGTAGATACGCTGGCTCGCGCATTATATCTGCGTGAGCAGCAGGCCCTGAGTGAGCTCCCCGAGGTTCTCACTGGATTACCCCGCGATGATTTGATGCTGCAATCCGTGAATATGGTAGGAACGGATGCGCTGCGCCAACTTCTGTTGAAAAACGAGACCCAACATTCAATCTCAGATAATCCCATGGCCGAGGTATTACCCAAATTACCCACGCTGTCCTCTTTGGTAGAAGAGATCGCCGCTGACCAACATGGTTTGGTGATGCTGATGGGGAAAGGTGGCGTAGGTAAAACCACATTGGCGGCGTCAATTGCAGTAAAACTGGCTGAAAAAGGGCTGGATGTCCACCTGACCACGTCTGATCCCGCAGCCCATATTGAAAATACTTTGAATGGGCAACTCAATAATCTGACAGTCAGTAGAATAGACCCCCTCGCTGAGACGGAACGTTATCGTCGGCATGTGTTGTCCACTAAAGGCAAGAGTCTGGATGCGCAGGGCAAAGCGTTATTGGAAGAGGATCTCCGTTCCCCCTGTACCGAGGAGATTGCGGTCTTTCAGGCTTTTTCTCGCGTGATCCGTGAAGCGGGTAAACGATTTGTGGTGATGGATACTGCGCCGACTGGCCATACATTATTACTGCTGGATGCCACTGGCGCGTATCACCGTGAGGTGGAAAAACGGATGGGGGACAATGGGCATTATCTGACGCCAATGATGCAGTTGCAGGATGAAAAACGTACCAAAGTATTATTGGTGACGTTGCCTGAAACAACACCGGTGTTAGAAGCAGCAATTCTGCAAGAAGATTTACGTCGGGCAGGGATTGAACCCTGGGCATGGCTCATCAACAACAGCCTGGCCGCAGCGGCTACTTCATCACCCCTGTTACAATTACGTGCAGCGCATGAAGTTGAGCAAATAAAAAAAGTACGAGACATATTGTCTGCACGCTTGGCACTCATTCCGTTGCAAGAAGAAGAGCCTATTGGCATTGCTCGTTTGAGCCATCTGGCCGGTGACATATAA